A genome region from Natranaeroarchaeum sulfidigenes includes the following:
- a CDS encoding MTH865 family protein, with product MADKDDLRDQMIDAFEGADYPISSPMDLVPALPNGPGTKFESGDFSMTAMELNTKLGGGDFPYDTPEAFVDDVLAQLEEQDLI from the coding sequence ATGGCAGACAAAGACGATCTCAGAGACCAGATGATCGACGCCTTCGAGGGCGCTGACTACCCGATTTCCAGCCCGATGGATCTCGTACCGGCGCTGCCGAACGGCCCCGGAACAAAGTTCGAGTCCGGCGATTTCTCGATGACTGCGATGGAGCTCAACACCAAACTCGGCGGCGGGGACTTCCCCTACGACACGCCGGAGGCCTTCGTCGATGACGTGCTCGCCCAGCTCGAGGAGCAGGACCTGATCTGA
- a CDS encoding DNA polymerase V family protein, which yields MPEIEITEDQQEYLEDLRSELEADIVGPYGHVRVSDAVQYLIDDHDGTLDDVLAEGVAGADADGSDDQNDAESDIDDEETDSGSADEDAEPEEADSAGDESDSAGDEESQSGEDRLSAMMSLLDTHDDKWRETDGDARYEVDLPDGTTEDAPTKDDVRAVLFKNY from the coding sequence ATGCCCGAGATAGAGATCACCGAGGATCAACAGGAGTATCTTGAGGATCTGCGTTCAGAACTCGAAGCCGACATCGTCGGTCCCTACGGTCACGTCCGCGTCAGCGACGCGGTGCAGTACCTGATCGACGATCACGATGGGACACTCGACGATGTGCTCGCCGAGGGTGTCGCTGGGGCCGATGCGGATGGGAGCGACGATCAAAACGATGCCGAGTCCGATATCGACGACGAAGAAACAGACAGCGGCAGTGCCGACGAGGATGCCGAACCCGAGGAGGCAGATAGCGCCGGAGACGAATCGGACAGCGCCGGAGACGAGGAAAGCCAAAGCGGTGAGGACCGACTCTCCGCGATGATGTCGCTGCTCGACACCCACGACGACAAGTGGCGCGAAACGGACGGCGACGCGCGCTACGAGGTCGACCTCCCGGATGGGACCACCGAGGACGCCCCGACAAAAGACGACGTGCGGGCAGTGCTGTTCAAAAACTACTGA